The Nocardia sp. NBC_01329 sequence TGGAGCAGGCCCTGGCCGGCAACACACCGACTTCCGTCGCCCTCGAGCCGAGCCTCATCGTTCGCGAGTCGACCGGTGTAGCCGGCGACCGGCGCGGCCCTCTCCACTCCCCGGCCGGCACGGGACGTGTATCGGAACAGCAGGTGGGCCGACAGTACTGAGACCGGCGGCCCGCCCACCGCGCCACTTCGGCCGGGGGTCAGCACCCGGAGGTAGCCGCGACGCTGGACCGGACGCTGGTCCACAAACGACGATCAAACGATGGAAGCCCGTCTCCGAGAGTTCGGAAATGGGATTTGATGTGGGGCGGGTGGGGCTCGAACCCACGACCAATGGATTATGAGTCCACGGCTCTAACCGACTGAGCTACCGCCCCTCGCAGCGACCAGGGGCCGCAAGTTTCGGATGGTACCCGGTCGGCGTGGCGGGGGCCAGTCGTCCGGCCGGGGGCGGCGCTTGTGGGCCATCGGGGTGCGTGGGGCTGGTTAGGGTGGAATCGTCGTCGGAGCGGAGGAGGGCGTGTGGCCGGGTTGTTCGTGCGGGCGTTGCGGGCGCATCAGTGGTTGTACGAGAAGAGCGGCGGGCTGGTGGGGCATCGGCTGCTGTTCGGGAATCCGACCCTGCTGCTGCGGACCGCGGGGCGTAAGACCGGTGCGGCGCGGACGTCGGCGCTGACCTACGCCAGGGACGGGGAGGATTATCTGGTCACCGCTTCGAACGGCGGGTCACCGCGGCCGCCGGGATGGCTGGCGAACCTGAAGGCACGGCCGGATTGCGAGATCCAAGTCGGGCGGCGCGCGTTACCGGTTCGGGCCCGAACCACTCTGCCCGACGATCCGGAGTACGCGCGCCGCTGGGGGTTGGTGGACGCTGTGAATCAGGGACGGTACAGCGAGTACCAGAAGAAGACGAAGCGTCCGATTGCTGTGGTGGTGCTGTCGCCGAAGAAGAGCGCGGGTCAGTCGGAGTAACTCTCCGAACCGGCTCGCACCCGATCTCTACGCGACACGAGGTCCTCCGGAGGCCGGCTGGCGAGATGGACTACGGAGGCAACAAGAATCAGGATTGCGAGTACTACCAATGCGGTAACCACGGCACGCACAGTAACGATTCGGGGCATGGTGTTGCACCCGAGAACGGTCTATGGTGTGTCGCGCCGATCCAGGTAACCGGAGACCGTTTCGCCGCATATGACGGATTTACA is a genomic window containing:
- a CDS encoding nitroreductase family deazaflavin-dependent oxidoreductase, whose amino-acid sequence is MAGLFVRALRAHQWLYEKSGGLVGHRLLFGNPTLLLRTAGRKTGAARTSALTYARDGEDYLVTASNGGSPRPPGWLANLKARPDCEIQVGRRALPVRARTTLPDDPEYARRWGLVDAVNQGRYSEYQKKTKRPIAVVVLSPKKSAGQSE